DNA from Agathobaculum sp. NTUH-O15-33:
CCGATCAGCTCCACATCCTGCCGGGGATTGTCAATCACCGAAAGGAGCGATACCATGAGCGACACCTCGCTCGTTTCCAAAAGCCCGCCGCGCTCCTCCGCCGAGGCCGCGACGCCGTACGCCTCCAGCGCGTCGACATAGACGCGCGCCTTGGTCCGGGGCGAGCGCAGCAAAATCACCACATCGCCCGGCGAAGCGGGCCGGAGGGCTCCGGTCTCCTTGTCCAGCACGGGAAAGCCCTCGTCCAGCAGCGCGCGGATACGGCGGGCGGCCAAACGCGCCTCCAGCGCGGTCTTATCCTCCGCATCGTCGTCCTCGCCCGCGGCGGCGGCGTCCGCGAGCAGCACCTCGGTCTTATAGCGCGCCTCGCCCGGTTCCGGAAAGGCCGCGCCGAGATACAGCGCTTCGCGCGCCGTATAGGTAAGACCGCCCACCGTGTCGCCCATCACGGCTTCAAAGATAAAATTGCAGGCGTCCAATACGGAGGCGCGGGAGCGAAAGTTTTGCCCCAGCACAACGCGGCGCGGCGCGCCGTCCGCCGCCTCGCCCGCGTCTGAAAACGCGCGGTATTTAGCCAGAAAGATCGAAGGGTCGGCCAGTCGGAAGCCGTATATGCTCTGCTTGACGTCGCCCACCATGAACAGGTTGCGTCCCTCCTGCGACAGCGCGCCGAAGATCGCGTCCTGCACGGCGTTGGTATCCTGATATTCATCCACCAGTATTTCCGCGTAGCGCTCGCGCAGCGAAAGGGCCAGCGCGCTCGGCGCGCCGTCCTTCAGCAGCAGGCGCACCGCGAAATGCTCCAGATCGTTAAAATCCGCGGCGTTCCGCTGCCGCTTGGCGGCGGCGAACGCTTCGTCAAAGGCGTTTACCGTGTCGATCAGCGCGTTCATCGCCGGGGCGATCAGGCTGCGGTCGTACACCGCGTCGTTCGTACCCACGGCGAGCCATTTGCCTGAAATCGTCTTGGCCGCGGTTTTCCACTCCTCGCGCAGCGCCTTGATATGCTCCAAAAACGCCTTGTCCTCAAAGCCGCGCGCGGCTTTGAGCCGGTCGAAGGATATCTCCTGCGCGGCGGATACCGCCGCGTCCCAATCCCCGGAATCGATCGCCGCGAGCAGGCTTTCGGCCCCGCGCAGGTCGCTTGTCAGCGCGGGCAAATACGCGTCCTGTAGCTGGTCTATGCCAGCCAGCTCCTCCACCGCCTGCCGCAAAAACGCCGCGCCGTGCGCCGCCGCCTCGCGCGACTGGGTGAGCAGCACGCGCGCGTGCGGGGTGTTCATGTCGCCCGCGTACAGGCCGCGCCGCACGGCTTCCAAAAACGCGCGCGGGTCGGGGTGCGCCTGTATCTTTTCATGGGTGGCGAGCACGGTCTCGGCAAGCCGCGCGTCGTCCCGCCCGGCGGAGAGCAGGTCGGACAGGGCGAAAAAGCCCGCGTCCTCGCGCTCATACGCGGCTTCCAGCACGGTTTCGAGCACCTCGGCGCGCAGCAGCTTGCTTTCCTGCTCGTCCAGCACGCGAAAATCCGGCGCGATGCCAAGCTCCGCCGCCTGCTCGCGCGCCAGCCGCTGGCACAGCGCGTGCACGGTCGTGATCTGCGCGCGGTGCGTCAAAAACAGTTGGCGGCGCAGCCGCGTGTCGGACGGGCGCCCCGCCGCCGCTTGGGCGATCGCGGCGGCGATGCGCTCTCGCATCTCGGCCGCGGCGGCCGAGGTAAAGGTCATTAGCAGCAGCCGGTCGATATCCACGGGGTCGCGCTCGTCGGTCAGGCGGCGCAGCACCCGTTCGACCAGCACGGCGGTCTTGCCGGAGCCCGCCGCCGCCGAGACCAGCAGCGCGCCGCCCCGGTCCTCGATCGCGCGGCGTTGGTCACTTGTCCACTGCGGCATCCGGCGTTCCCCCAATCTCGTCCCAAAATTCCTCGTTCGTCAAATGGCGCAGCAGGCGCGCGCGGTCGCCCGCGCTCTCATCGAACCGGCAGGCCGCGCGGTAATCGCACCAATCGCAATAGCTCGATACCTTGTCCTTTTTGCGCGGATCGGCACCTATGCTGCCCGCGCGCAGCTCGCGCCCCATTTCCAGCAGCTTTTGCCGCGTGTAGCGCGCCAGTCTGCCGAACTTCGCCAGATCGGCCACAGCCGAACGGGCGGTGAGCGTCGGCTCGTCCTCGCCCTTTTTCACCTTAACGGAAACGGGCAAAAAACGTCCGTCGCCCGAAAGGCCGCGCTCCATCGCGTCCAGCAGCTCCATATCGTCGGATACCAGACCGGAACGGCGCAGCGCCTTGTCGCGCATGTCGCGCAGCGTTTCTTCATCCACAACCCGGGCGGCTTCGGGCAGCTCGTCCCTGACAGGTACGTACAGAATGCCCGCGGGCACGATCTCGTTTAGCTCGGCCGCCAGCCGTTCGCGGTAGCGGTCCAGCCCCTCCTGCTGCAAGGCGTACAGATAGATGATCATCTGCATGTTCAGGCCGTACCACACGTCGGACAGCGAAAACGACTTTTTGCCGCTTTTATAGTCCATCACGCGCAGATACAGGCGGCCGTCCTTTACATAGCCGTCCACCCGGTCGACCTTGCCGGAAAGCGCGACCTCCACGCCCGCGTCCTCGCACGAGATGGGCGGCAGATCGCCGGAGCGCGAAAAGTCCACCTCGTAATCGATGGGCGCGAAGTCGGAAACGCGCAATTCCTCCAGCACATTATCCAAAATTTCCTCTGCGGTTTTGGTCAGCCTGCGGAAGAGATAGCGAAAGCGCGCGGTCTGCCCTTCCAGTCCGCCCAGCTCGTCCCGCACATAAGCGCGCACCGCCTCGCGGCAGGCGCGCTTTGCCTGCTCGGCCGTGGCCGCCGCCGCGCCGCCCGGATTTTCGCCCAGCGCGGTGAGCGCGTGTTCCAGCACATAATGGAGAAAAGTGCCGGTCTGCATCGCGTCGAATTTCGCCACGCGGCGCTTTTTCGCCTTCAGACCGTACTGCATGAAAAACGCGAACCGGCAGGAATAGAACGTATCCACGCGCGACGCGGTCAGGTTCAGCTGCTTGCCGTACAGCCCGTCGATCGTGTGCCGGCTTTCGAGCGGGCCGCGCGCAAGCCGCTGGCTTTTCGCGGCGAGCACCCGTTCCTCTCCCCGGTAGGCTTCAAAGGCCGCGCGCGCGGCGGGCGTATGGTCGCCCGCGAGATAGGCGCAGGCCAGCTCGATCGCCGGGCCCTCGGCCTCCAGCCGGTCGGCGCTGCCGTGAAAATCCTTCATCGGCACGCCCGGCAGCAGGCTGCGCACCGCGCCGATGAAGTACGAGGGCCGCGCCTCCTTGCCCGCCGCGTCCGCCGCGTGCCAACAAAGGGTTAGGCTCTCCGTTGGGCAGGCCAGCGCGCGGTAAAGCGTTTCCTGCTCCATCAGCAGCCGTTCCGCCCCGTAGCTTTTCAGTTCCACGCCGAGGGCGTCCAGCTTTTCCCGGTCAAAATCCGTCAGCAGTCCCGCGCCCGCGCCGGTGCGCGGAATCAGCCCGTCGTTCACGCCAAGCAGGATCACATGCTTGGCGTTTTCGCCGCAGGCGCGGTCGATATCGCCGCAGGTCACCCGGTCGAGCGATACCGGGATGGTGCCCACTTCGTACTCGCCCAGCACCAGCCGAAACAGGGCGGAGAACCGCTCGGCCGTAAGCGGTATCTCTCCGCATACCCAAGCAAATTGCTCCATCGCGGAAACCAGGATGTCCCATAGCTGGCGGTATTCATCGGCCAGCTGCGGCCGCCCGGCCTCCTCGTGCGCTTCGGCGCGCTGCGCAAGGCGCTCGGGCGCGCGCACCGCGCACAAAAAGGCGTAGAGCGCGCGCACGCAATCCACCGCCGTGTTTTCGCCCGCAAGGGACGCGCGCAGCGCCGCAAACGGCGCGATCGCTTTTTCCCGCAGCGCGTTCAGTTCGGCCAAACGCGCGGAGGCGGCCTCGTCCATGGGCAGGCCGTAGCCGTCCGGATGCGCTTCCCACGGGCGCTCCCACGCGCCGCCGCGCAGGCCCCAAGTGAGCGCATAGTTTTCCAGCTTGTCGATCTCGTCCCAAGAAAGCGCGGTCAGGCCGGTCTTAAAGCAGCCGAACAGCTCCTCATAGTGGTAATGCGTGCGCACCGCCTCAAGCGCGAGGGCAACCAGCGCGATCGGCGGGCGGGAAAGCAGATCGGGCTTTTCGGCCAAAAAGCAGGGCACGCCGTACCGCTCCATCGCCATGGCGAGCGGAGCCTCGTACCCCGCCATATCGCGCGCGGCCACCACAAAATCACGGTACCGAAGTCCCTCCTCCCGCACGCGGCGGCGGATGAGCGCGGCCGCGTGCTCGCATTCCTCAAACACGGT
Protein-coding regions in this window:
- a CDS encoding PD-(D/E)XK nuclease family protein, with amino-acid sequence MRILTGRAGSGKSTFLLREIAGCCERGEGRQILLVPELNSHVYERRLAKFTNNHGARTAEVLTFSRLTDRVLAAVGGLAQQALTDAGRLLTLQRAALTVQTSIQAWPGLADKPELLREALSLIDECKTCAVPPQSLFEASGEAEDAALAAKLSDLAVLLTAYDRLCDESLPDPRDRLTLLRDGLAASGVLDGAAAYLDGFLSFTPQETQVLDTMLACGVPLTVAVTGDLRYPDVFVTGCRTVKALSRMAARHGKEAEKIDLGESKIPRPADLAALEAEGLLPLRTPRPAEGQGVCIYAAETVFEECEHAAALIRRRVREEGLRYRDFVVAARDMAGYEAPLAMAMERYGVPCFLAEKPDLLSRPPIALVALALEAVRTHYHYEELFGCFKTGLTALSWDEIDKLENYALTWGLRGGAWERPWEAHPDGYGLPMDEAASARLAELNALREKAIAPFAALRASLAGENTAVDCVRALYAFLCAVRAPERLAQRAEAHEEAGRPQLADEYRQLWDILVSAMEQFAWVCGEIPLTAERFSALFRLVLGEYEVGTIPVSLDRVTCGDIDRACGENAKHVILLGVNDGLIPRTGAGAGLLTDFDREKLDALGVELKSYGAERLLMEQETLYRALACPTESLTLCWHAADAAGKEARPSYFIGAVRSLLPGVPMKDFHGSADRLEAEGPAIELACAYLAGDHTPAARAAFEAYRGEERVLAAKSQRLARGPLESRHTIDGLYGKQLNLTASRVDTFYSCRFAFFMQYGLKAKKRRVAKFDAMQTGTFLHYVLEHALTALGENPGGAAAATAEQAKRACREAVRAYVRDELGGLEGQTARFRYLFRRLTKTAEEILDNVLEELRVSDFAPIDYEVDFSRSGDLPPISCEDAGVEVALSGKVDRVDGYVKDGRLYLRVMDYKSGKKSFSLSDVWYGLNMQMIIYLYALQQEGLDRYRERLAAELNEIVPAGILYVPVRDELPEAARVVDEETLRDMRDKALRRSGLVSDDMELLDAMERGLSGDGRFLPVSVKVKKGEDEPTLTARSAVADLAKFGRLARYTRQKLLEMGRELRAGSIGADPRKKDKVSSYCDWCDYRAACRFDESAGDRARLLRHLTNEEFWDEIGGTPDAAVDK
- the addA gene encoding helicase-exonuclease AddAB subunit AddA is translated as MPQWTSDQRRAIEDRGGALLVSAAAGSGKTAVLVERVLRRLTDERDPVDIDRLLLMTFTSAAAAEMRERIAAAIAQAAAGRPSDTRLRRQLFLTHRAQITTVHALCQRLAREQAAELGIAPDFRVLDEQESKLLRAEVLETVLEAAYEREDAGFFALSDLLSAGRDDARLAETVLATHEKIQAHPDPRAFLEAVRRGLYAGDMNTPHARVLLTQSREAAAHGAAFLRQAVEELAGIDQLQDAYLPALTSDLRGAESLLAAIDSGDWDAAVSAAQEISFDRLKAARGFEDKAFLEHIKALREEWKTAAKTISGKWLAVGTNDAVYDRSLIAPAMNALIDTVNAFDEAFAAAKRQRNAADFNDLEHFAVRLLLKDGAPSALALSLRERYAEILVDEYQDTNAVQDAIFGALSQEGRNLFMVGDVKQSIYGFRLADPSIFLAKYRAFSDAGEAADGAPRRVVLGQNFRSRASVLDACNFIFEAVMGDTVGGLTYTAREALYLGAAFPEPGEARYKTEVLLADAAAAGEDDDAEDKTALEARLAARRIRALLDEGFPVLDKETGALRPASPGDVVILLRSPRTKARVYVDALEAYGVAASAEERGGLLETSEVSLMVSLLSVIDNPRQDVELIGVMRSPLMGFTEQHLADIRLLDRSASFYDAVRRAAADDAACASFLAHLAAWRDYACDAPVCRLIWRLYQDTGALGFVAAQPNGVQRRQNLYAFFERARAFEAAGSRGLFAFVRRLRGMLETGEDYQRVDTAASGGVVRIMSIHKSKGLEFPIVLLADCAKRFNESDLRQAVLVHSELGFGCKCRDTARGVQYDTAERAAVAAAQRREMVSEELRVLYVAMTRAKEKLIVTCASGTLSANLQKWALLAALPRLPQYAMGAVRAPLAWLMAPLLRHPCTRELREQYGLTVPEAPGAPDVFTVRVIPAGEIAPPAEAEVLRFADGVGETLQVPPAKPYPQAFLSDLPSKLTATGIGRGYRAAEAAEQTPAPRREKQLRVPLFEAGQVKLSPAEIGTAHHLFLQFCDFETAQTPGGIERERQRLRERAILSSAQADAVDAAKIARFFESPLFRETMRKGRVRREFKFSILVPAALYWPEAKAAPDERVLLQGVIDCLIETDAGFVLLDFKTDRVAADGVAARAARYRPQMEAYALAVNEIFGKPAYQKLLYFLHTGAQCEV